In one window of Chitinophagales bacterium DNA:
- a CDS encoding MBL fold metallo-hydrolase gives MLQVKVFVFSPIQENTYVVYNETGEALIIDPGCYFGAEQEQLQQFCTDKSLTPVQLLNTHCHLDHVFGNKWVAKTFGLELHIHPNEQKVLEYAPTSGQKWGLPFENYQGPLHFLREGDTIKLGQDVLQVLEAPGHSPGSICFYCAEQNFIICGDVLFRESIGRTDLPGGDYETLLNSIRKKLYTLPDETIVYNGHGMPTRIGHEKTHNPFIQG, from the coding sequence ATGCTGCAAGTGAAGGTGTTTGTGTTCAGTCCGATTCAGGAGAATACTTACGTAGTGTATAATGAAACCGGTGAGGCGCTGATTATTGACCCGGGCTGCTATTTTGGTGCCGAGCAAGAGCAATTACAGCAGTTTTGTACAGACAAATCACTCACCCCGGTACAACTGCTCAATACACATTGTCATTTAGACCATGTTTTTGGCAATAAATGGGTAGCCAAAACCTTTGGGTTGGAATTGCACATACACCCCAATGAGCAAAAAGTGCTGGAGTACGCCCCTACGTCTGGCCAGAAATGGGGGTTACCTTTTGAGAACTACCAAGGGCCGCTGCATTTTCTGCGCGAAGGCGATACCATCAAACTTGGTCAGGATGTATTACAGGTACTGGAAGCGCCGGGCCACTCTCCGGGCAGTATCTGCTTTTATTGTGCCGAACAAAACTTCATTATCTGCGGCGATGTACTCTTCAGGGAAAGTATTGGAAGAACAGATTTGCCCGGAGGTGATTATGAAACTTTGCTGAACAGCATCCGCAAAAAATTATATACCCTGCCAGATGAAACCATCGTCTATAACGGACATGGAATGCCAACCCGCATCGGGCATGAGAAAACACATAACCCTTTTATTCAGGGCTGA
- a CDS encoding response regulator transcription factor, whose translation MAPKRKKILIADDEPDILEIISYNLANTAVEDYEVITAKNGSEAIDKAKEHNPDLIILDVMMPGKTGVEVCQILRSQEAFKKTLIIFLTALNDESSHIKGLETGADDYISKPISPRVLISRVNALFRRVDKEEGKSIVIGGFTIDPARFLVNTATEEIILAKKEFELLYLLASKPGRVFLRNEILSQVWGTDVIVGDRTIDVHIRKIRQKMGVDCITTVKGVGYKFEL comes from the coding sequence ATGGCACCAAAAAGGAAGAAGATATTAATTGCAGACGACGAGCCGGATATTCTTGAGATCATCAGTTACAATCTTGCCAACACAGCTGTGGAAGATTATGAGGTGATCACGGCTAAGAATGGAAGTGAGGCGATTGACAAAGCAAAGGAGCACAATCCGGATCTGATTATCCTGGATGTTATGATGCCGGGTAAAACAGGTGTGGAAGTTTGCCAAATTCTTCGCAGCCAGGAAGCTTTCAAAAAAACCTTGATCATTTTTCTAACCGCCCTGAATGATGAAAGTTCGCACATCAAGGGTTTAGAAACAGGTGCTGATGATTATATCAGCAAGCCCATCAGTCCGAGAGTACTGATCAGCCGCGTTAACGCACTCTTCAGAAGAGTAGACAAGGAAGAAGGAAAAAGTATCGTTATCGGCGGATTTACAATTGACCCTGCAAGATTCTTAGTGAATACAGCAACTGAAGAAATTATACTAGCTAAGAAAGAATTCGAACTATTGTACTTACTGGCTTCCAAACCAGGCAGGGTTTTTCTTCGCAATGAAATTTTATCTCAGGTTTGGGGCACTGATGTAATCGTTGGCGACAGAACCATCGATGTACACATCCGCAAGATTCGCCAGAAAATGGGCGTTGACTGCATTACCACTGTTAAAGGTGTTGGCTACAAGTTTGAGCTGTAA
- a CDS encoding sensor histidine kinase: MFKNKNLSPQQLSALTALIISLPVGFALAIVEQKWWYGLIALLLNFIGSYYLIHFVLESFIYRKIKLIYKFIYQTKASKREETYYKYILPQKGIDEVREDVEKWAEQKSAEIEVLRNNEQYRREFLQNLAHEFKTPIFAIQSYIDTLLEGAMHNPEIQKRFLEKASSNVVRMVNLVKDLDEITRLESGEQPLNKEKFVIQDLVKDVFESLSIKTERKKIRCEIKKGCELPAIHVFADKEKIRQVVINLVQNATKYGKEGGSIVASIYQTDGRHVLIEISDDGIGIADEHITRVFERFYRTDRGRSRDVGGTGLGLAICKHIIEAHGQTIHIRSKLDVGTTVGFTLETKREV; the protein is encoded by the coding sequence ATGTTTAAAAACAAAAACCTTTCTCCGCAGCAACTTTCAGCCTTAACTGCTTTGATCATATCATTGCCCGTAGGCTTTGCGCTGGCAATTGTAGAACAGAAATGGTGGTATGGACTTATTGCACTTTTGCTAAACTTTATTGGCAGCTATTACCTGATTCATTTTGTACTGGAATCTTTCATTTACAGAAAGATTAAGCTCATTTATAAGTTCATTTATCAAACCAAAGCCAGTAAAAGAGAAGAGACTTATTATAAGTATATCTTACCACAGAAAGGTATTGATGAGGTAAGAGAAGATGTAGAGAAATGGGCCGAACAAAAAAGCGCAGAGATAGAAGTGCTCAGAAACAATGAACAGTACAGAAGAGAGTTCTTACAAAATCTGGCGCATGAATTTAAAACACCCATTTTCGCTATTCAGAGCTATATAGACACCCTGCTGGAAGGCGCCATGCACAATCCTGAAATACAAAAGCGCTTTCTGGAAAAAGCTTCCAGTAATGTGGTACGCATGGTGAACTTAGTGAAAGACCTGGATGAAATTACCCGACTGGAAAGTGGAGAACAACCACTGAACAAAGAGAAATTCGTTATTCAGGATTTAGTTAAAGATGTTTTCGAAAGCTTATCCATTAAAACGGAAAGAAAAAAGATTCGCTGCGAGATTAAGAAAGGTTGTGAGTTGCCTGCAATTCATGTATTCGCAGATAAGGAAAAGATCAGACAGGTTGTGATCAATCTTGTTCAAAATGCAACCAAGTATGGTAAAGAAGGCGGAAGCATTGTGGCCAGTATCTACCAAACAGATGGCAGACATGTACTGATTGAGATCAGTGATGATGGCATTGGTATTGCCGATGAACATATTACCAGGGTATTCGAGCGTTTCTATAGAACCGACAGAGGCCGCAGCCGTGATGTAGGCGGTACGGGACTTGGTCTGGCTATCTGTAAGCACATCATTGAAGCGCACGGACAAACCATTCATATTCGCAGTAAGCTGGATGTAGGCACTACCGTTGGATTTACCCTAGAAACCAAGCGAGAGGTTTGA
- a CDS encoding TonB-dependent receptor has product MLRKIQAPIKYLIIICLTLPTVIFGQSVGTLTGKITNAANNEVLVGVVISGEKGNFRTSDVEGRFSAKLAPGTYKLRFAYTGFKTKNISDVVIEAGKTTELNIVLEEAASNLTEVVVSANSARRETAASLLSIQKSNISVSDGISSEIIKKSPDNNVGEVLKRVTGTSVQDDKYVIVRGLNDRYNVATINGAVMPSTEPDRRTFSFDVVPSNMIDNVLINKTATPDMPGEFSGGIIQVTTKDIPFKNSFGIGMGLSYNTISTGKDFNIGYMGSMDFLGFDDGSRKFPTKFPSTSRWRVSSRDQQIGYSRLMNNTYGDRYDGAAFPASNLQLNWAQKFNTDNGATFGILASVTYRNSQTIQYTKRNQYNDITSTNNYLFDYNDSSYAFTSSIGGLLNLGYKKGKSKIVFKNLFNRVFENTNTLREGSNFNDLQYINKGQISIVMQKSIISSQLEGEHSVGAKNSKLKWNLNYTFTQKDQPDYKSLPYQKSLSQINDKSVLPTVALRNTYRFWSTLNEHTFGGKLDYNTQLNFLSPKAQFKAGTLAQYKTREFDARAFRYEQAGPVFNTSLLSAKPEKVFSDAYMYNEGFYLNEITNNTDRYDANSMLTGSYAMLENKWNQLKMIWGVRVETFNYEVNTGNVSGTREVIKKDYLDILPSLNLIYSLNQKNNIRFSASRTVSRPDFREVANFSYFDFVRAAIIRGNSKLERSQNTNVDLRFETYPSSGEIFSVSAFFKHFQNPIEQQMSGESTFEYQVITFFNPAFAYTYGLELDLRKKLSFLGEGRFLENTVFSANAALMQSRVDLNEAGSWDKDRPMQGQSPYLINFGFTYADPVTDWGGTILFNRIGHRIETVGKNDIPDVYENGRSILDFQLSKKVLRKQGEIKLNIGNILNAKQIFYNNVQGQQTKRAYNASTDRIQWSNVFGTTFGLSFNYNFGR; this is encoded by the coding sequence ATGTTGAGGAAAATACAAGCACCTATTAAGTATTTGATTATCATATGCTTAACTCTTCCAACGGTCATTTTCGGACAGTCAGTTGGAACGCTAACCGGTAAAATCACCAATGCTGCCAACAATGAAGTTCTGGTAGGCGTGGTCATCAGCGGTGAAAAAGGCAATTTCCGTACTTCAGATGTTGAAGGTAGGTTTTCTGCCAAGCTGGCTCCCGGCACTTACAAACTTCGTTTTGCCTATACTGGTTTTAAGACAAAGAATATCTCAGATGTGGTGATTGAGGCCGGTAAAACGACCGAACTCAATATTGTATTGGAGGAAGCAGCTTCTAATTTGACTGAAGTAGTGGTATCTGCCAATTCAGCTCGCAGAGAAACAGCGGCTTCATTGCTGAGTATTCAGAAAAGCAATATCAGCGTTTCTGATGGTATTTCTTCAGAGATCATCAAAAAGTCTCCTGATAATAATGTGGGTGAAGTATTAAAGCGTGTAACAGGCACCAGTGTGCAGGATGATAAATATGTTATTGTACGTGGCTTGAACGACCGTTACAATGTTGCTACCATCAATGGTGCGGTAATGCCCAGCACTGAGCCTGATAGAAGAACGTTTTCTTTTGATGTGGTTCCTTCAAATATGATCGACAATGTGCTGATCAATAAAACGGCTACGCCTGATATGCCTGGTGAATTTTCCGGTGGTATTATACAGGTAACAACAAAAGATATCCCTTTCAAGAACAGTTTTGGTATTGGTATGGGTTTATCCTATAATACCATTTCAACAGGTAAGGATTTCAATATCGGTTATATGGGTTCCATGGATTTCCTGGGGTTTGATGATGGTTCCAGAAAGTTTCCTACTAAGTTCCCTTCAACATCAAGATGGCGTGTTTCCAGCAGGGATCAGCAGATTGGTTATTCAAGGCTGATGAACAATACTTATGGCGATCGTTATGATGGAGCAGCTTTTCCTGCAAGTAATTTACAATTGAACTGGGCACAGAAATTCAATACGGATAATGGTGCCACTTTCGGAATTCTGGCTTCTGTTACTTATCGCAATAGCCAGACGATTCAGTACACAAAGCGTAATCAGTACAACGATATTACCAGCACCAATAACTACTTATTTGATTATAACGACTCATCCTACGCTTTTACCAGCAGTATTGGTGGTTTACTGAACCTGGGATATAAAAAAGGGAAGTCTAAAATAGTTTTCAAGAACCTCTTTAACCGCGTGTTTGAAAATACGAACACACTGCGTGAGGGAAGCAACTTTAATGACCTTCAGTACATTAATAAGGGACAGATCAGCATCGTGATGCAGAAGTCCATCATCAGTTCTCAGCTAGAGGGCGAACATAGTGTAGGTGCTAAGAATAGTAAGTTGAAGTGGAACCTTAACTACACATTTACGCAGAAAGATCAGCCTGATTATAAATCATTACCTTATCAGAAAAGTTTATCACAAATCAATGATAAGTCTGTATTACCTACAGTGGCCTTAAGAAATACATACAGATTCTGGAGTACCTTGAATGAGCACACTTTTGGAGGTAAGCTCGATTACAATACCCAGCTGAATTTCCTTAGTCCTAAAGCGCAGTTTAAAGCGGGTACTTTGGCGCAGTACAAAACACGTGAATTTGATGCAAGAGCTTTTCGTTACGAACAAGCAGGTCCTGTATTCAATACATCATTATTATCTGCTAAACCCGAGAAAGTATTCAGTGATGCCTATATGTACAACGAAGGCTTCTACTTGAATGAAATTACCAACAACACAGACCGTTACGATGCCAACTCTATGCTGACTGGTTCTTATGCCATGCTGGAGAATAAATGGAATCAATTGAAAATGATCTGGGGTGTTCGTGTAGAAACATTTAACTATGAAGTGAATACTGGCAACGTAAGCGGTACACGTGAAGTGATTAAAAAAGATTATCTGGATATCCTTCCTTCACTGAACTTGATTTACAGCCTGAACCAGAAAAACAATATTCGTTTCTCAGCTTCGAGAACTGTATCTCGTCCTGATTTCAGAGAAGTAGCGAATTTCTCTTACTTCGATTTTGTGCGTGCAGCAATCATTCGCGGTAACTCAAAACTGGAACGTAGTCAGAACACCAACGTCGATTTACGTTTCGAAACTTATCCTTCTTCAGGTGAAATCTTCTCTGTATCTGCATTCTTCAAGCATTTCCAGAATCCTATCGAACAGCAGATGTCTGGTGAATCAACTTTTGAATATCAGGTAATCACCTTCTTTAATCCTGCATTTGCATACACCTATGGTCTGGAGTTGGATTTGCGCAAGAAATTATCATTCCTGGGTGAAGGTAGATTCTTAGAGAACACTGTATTCAGCGCCAACGCCGCACTGATGCAATCACGAGTTGATTTGAATGAGGCTGGCAGCTGGGATAAAGACAGACCCATGCAAGGACAGTCGCCTTACCTCATAAACTTCGGCTTCACTTATGCTGATCCAGTTACAGACTGGGGTGGAACAATCTTATTCAACAGAATTGGACACAGAATTGAGACAGTAGGTAAGAATGATATTCCAGACGTGTATGAGAATGGCAGAAGCATTCTGGATTTCCAATTGTCTAAGAAAGTATTACGCAAGCAGGGTGAAATAAAACTGAATATTGGTAATATCCTGAACGCCAAGCAGATTTTCTATAACAACGTGCAAGGTCAGCAGACTAAGCGCGCTTACAATGCAAGCACAGACCGTATTCAATGGTCGAATGTTTTTGGTACAACTTTCGGTCTTTCTTTCAACTACAATTTCGGCCGCTAG
- a CDS encoding DUF47 domain-containing protein, which produces MGINTFGRLFMPKNKVFYELFETVADRVYDMGIKLKELVHEHDYDKRSGIIAQIEDLEHKNDDTTHQIFTELGRNFITPFDREDIHYLASALDDIADYIFASAKKINFYKVNPNDSGIQKMTELILQGSIEIRKAVKGLRDMKNLREMTESMVKVNSIENQADDVFDMSIEMLFQQENDFKEVIKKREIYQVLEIATDKCEDAANVIESIIIKYA; this is translated from the coding sequence ATGGGAATCAACACATTCGGCCGTTTATTTATGCCTAAGAATAAGGTATTCTATGAGCTTTTCGAAACAGTTGCCGACAGAGTATACGATATGGGTATCAAGCTGAAAGAGCTGGTACATGAGCATGATTACGACAAACGCAGCGGCATCATTGCCCAGATTGAAGACCTGGAGCATAAGAATGATGACACCACGCATCAGATTTTTACAGAATTAGGCAGAAACTTTATTACCCCATTCGACCGCGAAGACATCCACTATTTGGCCAGTGCCCTGGATGATATTGCCGACTATATTTTCGCCTCTGCCAAAAAAATTAATTTTTACAAGGTTAACCCAAACGATAGCGGTATTCAGAAGATGACAGAACTCATCTTACAAGGTTCTATCGAAATCCGCAAAGCGGTGAAGGGCTTGCGCGATATGAAAAACCTGCGTGAAATGACAGAGTCCATGGTTAAAGTAAATAGCATTGAAAACCAGGCTGACGATGTGTTCGACATGAGTATTGAAATGCTTTTCCAGCAGGAAAACGATTTCAAGGAAGTGATTAAGAAGCGAGAAATTTATCAGGTATTGGAAATTGCTACTGATAAATGTGAGGATGCAGCCAACGTGATTGAATCAATCATCATTAAGTACGCTTAA
- a CDS encoding inorganic phosphate transporter — MFTILVIIIILAFVFDYINGFHDAANSIATIVSTKVLTPFQAVLWAAVFNFAAFFISKFIIGEFKIGNTVSKWVNAEFITLEVILAGIIAAISWNLLTWWFGIPSSSSHTLMGGFVGAALAHAGGLNNGEIDVINYAKVIPTFLFIFFAPMIGMFIAFFITILIVHLCKRSNPYKAENWFKKLQLVSSAAFSLGHGGNDAQKVMGIIGAAVIFYEVQTGNSAYLSLDSKERFSHFVVDYWWVPFTSFLAIGLGTLSGGWKIVKTMGTRITKVTPLEGVSAETAGAITLYLTEHFGIPVSTTHTITGSIIGVGATKRLSAVRWGVTVNLLWAWILTIPVSAALAAIIYFLLKLIL; from the coding sequence ATGTTTACGATTCTGGTTATCATTATCATTCTGGCATTTGTTTTCGACTATATCAATGGCTTCCATGATGCCGCCAACTCCATTGCCACCATTGTATCTACCAAGGTATTAACCCCTTTCCAGGCTGTACTTTGGGCAGCTGTGTTCAACTTCGCTGCATTCTTTATCTCGAAGTTTATCATTGGTGAATTTAAGATTGGTAATACCGTATCAAAGTGGGTAAACGCTGAGTTTATTACACTCGAAGTAATATTGGCAGGTATCATCGCAGCCATTAGCTGGAACCTTTTAACCTGGTGGTTTGGTATTCCATCCAGTTCATCGCACACCCTGATGGGTGGTTTTGTTGGTGCCGCACTGGCGCATGCAGGCGGTTTGAATAATGGTGAGATTGATGTAATTAACTACGCCAAAGTAATCCCTACTTTCCTGTTTATCTTTTTTGCACCAATGATCGGTATGTTCATTGCGTTCTTTATTACCATACTGATTGTGCACTTGTGCAAGCGATCGAATCCATACAAAGCGGAAAACTGGTTTAAGAAATTACAGCTTGTATCATCAGCAGCTTTCAGTTTAGGACACGGTGGTAACGACGCGCAGAAGGTAATGGGCATTATTGGTGCTGCTGTGATCTTTTACGAAGTACAAACCGGCAATTCAGCATATCTCTCCTTAGACTCAAAAGAACGCTTCTCACATTTCGTAGTTGATTATTGGTGGGTACCATTCACCAGCTTCTTAGCAATTGGCCTGGGTACATTGAGCGGCGGTTGGAAGATCGTTAAAACAATGGGTACACGTATTACCAAAGTAACCCCATTAGAAGGCGTAAGTGCTGAAACAGCAGGTGCAATTACCTTATACCTCACTGAACACTTTGGTATTCCTGTGAGTACTACCCATACCATTACCGGTTCAATCATTGGTGTAGGCGCCACCAAGCGACTCTCTGCAGTTCGCTGGGGTGTTACAGTTAACCTGCTCTGGGCTTGGATTCTGACCATCCCCGTTTCTGCAGCACTCGCAGCCATTATCTACTTTTTACTGAAACTGATCTTGTAA
- the galE gene encoding UDP-glucose 4-epimerase GalE — MAKILVTGGCGYIGTHTIVDLIENGFEVVSIDNLSRSDIRALKAVETLTGKSIKNYQVDLCNFDDTYAVFQEHTDITGIIHFAAYKAVGESCEKPLLYYENNLNSLVNLLKCADEFGIPHIVFSSSCTVYGNPDSTPVTEDFPIKQAESPYGATKQMGEVIVRDFTKSTAASAILLRYFNPVGAHPSATIGELPIGRPMNLVPAITQTAIGKLPQMTVHGTDYPTRDGSCIRDYIHVCDIASAHTLALQYLLGNKNTADCEVFNLGTGNGISVLEAIHTFEKVSGVKLNYTTGPRRSGDVVATYANNTAAVEKLGWKIKYNLEDMMRTAWAWEQKLKETTL, encoded by the coding sequence ATGGCAAAGATTCTGGTTACTGGTGGATGCGGTTATATTGGTACACATACCATCGTTGATCTTATTGAAAACGGATTTGAAGTTGTTTCTATCGACAACCTCAGCCGCTCAGATATTCGTGCATTAAAAGCTGTTGAAACACTTACCGGAAAAAGCATCAAAAACTACCAAGTAGACCTGTGCAACTTTGATGATACCTATGCGGTGTTTCAGGAGCATACTGATATCACAGGTATCATACACTTTGCAGCCTATAAAGCAGTGGGCGAGTCTTGCGAAAAGCCTTTGCTATACTACGAAAACAACCTCAACTCATTGGTCAACTTACTCAAGTGTGCTGATGAATTTGGTATTCCACATATTGTTTTCTCATCTTCCTGCACTGTTTATGGCAATCCTGACAGCACACCTGTTACAGAAGATTTTCCCATTAAACAGGCCGAATCTCCTTATGGTGCTACTAAGCAGATGGGAGAAGTGATCGTACGCGACTTCACCAAGAGTACTGCAGCATCAGCCATTCTCTTGCGCTATTTTAATCCGGTTGGTGCACACCCTAGCGCAACAATTGGCGAATTGCCCATCGGCCGCCCAATGAATCTGGTGCCAGCTATTACACAAACTGCTATCGGTAAACTGCCACAGATGACAGTGCATGGTACTGACTATCCAACCAGGGATGGTTCCTGCATTCGTGACTATATCCATGTATGTGATATTGCCAGCGCACACACATTAGCATTGCAATACTTACTGGGAAACAAGAACACTGCTGATTGCGAAGTATTTAATCTGGGTACAGGCAATGGTATTTCTGTGTTAGAAGCAATTCATACGTTTGAAAAAGTAAGCGGCGTGAAACTAAACTATACGACAGGACCAAGAAGATCTGGTGATGTTGTTGCCACATATGCCAATAACACCGCTGCAGTAGAAAAACTTGGCTGGAAAATCAAATACAATCTGGAAGATATGATGCGCACAGCCTGGGCATGGGAGCAGAAACTCAAAGAAACGACTCTTTAG